The Gammaproteobacteria bacterium DNA window TGCTTTCGCTATAGTATCTCGCGTTGAAGACACAACTTTAACTCTTGAATTAGGCGCGTAGCTCAGTGGCAGAGCACTGCTATTACTTGGCAGATGCCGGAGGTTCAATTCCTACCCGCGCCTACCACTTCCTTTTATACCTAGACGTTTCAAATAGTTTTTTATTTGATTCTCTTGTGTAAGCTTTCAACGACACGCTGAGCAGTTGCTCCGTCCCACAACTCTGGGCACTGACCTTGTTTCCAATCACCGGCCAAAACATTACTAACAGATACTGCGAGTACATCAGGCTTAATCAGCTGATTTGTCCCGTGAGTAATAGTAATTGGTCGTTCAGTATTCTCTCGCAAGGTAAGACATGGAATACCCAAATACGTCGTTTCTTCTTGAATGCCACCAGAATCAGTAATCACAAGTTTTGACTGCGTGACTAGATTCATAAATTGAATATACCCCTGAGGCTCAATCACCAATATATTCGCCGCCTGTTCAAGTCTACTCATCATTCCAAAGTCTATTAACTTTTGGCGTGTTCTAGGGTGCACTGGGAATACTAATTGGCAATCTTCAGAAACCGCTAACAATTGATTAACAATCTCAGAAAGCGTTTGTTCGTTATCCACATTCGATGGGCGATGCATAGTTACCACAGCAAATTGATTCGCCATAAGGCCATGACTCTCAGCTGTATTATCATTTTCAATCTCCACACGCATCATCTCGAATGAATCGATCATAATATTGCCGACGAGATCTACTTTATTATCATCAACACCTTCATGTTTAAGATTTTCATTTCCATCAATCGATGGCGTCCAAAGTAAATCTACGATTCTATCTGTAAGTACTCGATTTACTTCCTCTGGCATACGCATATCACCACTACGTAAACCCGCCTCTAAATGTGCAACTGGTATCCATAATTTTGCGCCTACAAGCGCACATGCAATGGTGGGATTGACGTCACCCACGACAATGATCCAATCAGGACGATTCTCTATCACTATCTTTTCATACGCCATCATGACTTTGCCAGTTTGTTCAGCATGTGAACCACTACCCACCTCGAGATGAAAGTCTGGTTTTGGCATTTTCAAATCATCAAAAAATGCATCTGACATATTGGCATCGTAATGTTGCCCAGTATGTATCAAACTCGGTTTACACCAATCCGTCGCCGCCAACGCATGATACAAAGGCGCAATTTTCATAAAATTTGGTCTAGCAGCAGCAATAAGATGGACATTAATCATTTCATTCAACAAGGGTAGCTAATATGGGAAGGGCTTCGAATTTGTGTCAAGTAGCTGACGATACAATTTAACAAATAATATACGACAAATCCTATCCAGTTCTTTAATTGAAGTATCTTCAATACACTTCACATC harbors:
- the wecB gene encoding UDP-N-acetylglucosamine 2-epimerase (non-hydrolyzing); this encodes MINVHLIAAARPNFMKIAPLYHALAATDWCKPSLIHTGQHYDANMSDAFFDDLKMPKPDFHLEVGSGSHAEQTGKVMMAYEKIVIENRPDWIIVVGDVNPTIACALVGAKLWIPVAHLEAGLRSGDMRMPEEVNRVLTDRIVDLLWTPSIDGNENLKHEGVDDNKVDLVGNIMIDSFEMMRVEIENDNTAESHGLMANQFAVVTMHRPSNVDNEQTLSEIVNQLLAVSEDCQLVFPVHPRTRQKLIDFGMMSRLEQAANILVIEPQGYIQFMNLVTQSKLVITDSGGIQEETTYLGIPCLTLRENTERPITITHGTNQLIKPDVLAVSVSNVLAGDWKQGQCPELWDGATAQRVVESLHKRIK